In Cicer arietinum cultivar CDC Frontier isolate Library 1 chromosome 7, Cicar.CDCFrontier_v2.0, whole genome shotgun sequence, a single window of DNA contains:
- the LOC101492600 gene encoding F-box/kelch-repeat protein At3g06240-like encodes MASIDLKVSNHIPNDLLFSILSKLPLKSIHRFTCVRKSWDLLFQNTDFMSAVRKHFLSKYHSYYNDTCILLKQTIPNYEYHCTIYMLSGERFQNKVKLELPLPFQDDDTYINISGSGINGILCLYQGEDHRTIVLWKPTTNEFKVIPPSHVFSLPYVMTLTMIHGFGYDSISNDYKLIRHAQLFQSNDFDASDNIWEIYSLRSNSWKKLDVDMPCRDVESVDVYMNGMCHWWGQTSDEEYVISFDLSDEVFLKTPIPLEMYDSQESEWVERHLAVLNMSIALISNYANNASFHISILCEIGVMESWTKLFIVGPLIGVEHPIGVGKNGDIFFRKENDELTYFNLITGVVEDVGIQGESLRCQMVIFKEYLLPMEE; translated from the coding sequence ATGGCTTCAATTGATCTTAAGGTTAGTAACCATATACCTAATGATCTTTTATtctctattttgtcaaaacttcCTCTAAAGTCTATTCATCGATTTACCTGTGTTCGTAAATCATGGGatcttttatttcaaaatacggatttcatgAGTGCAGTCCGCAAACATTTCCTATCTAAATATCATTCTTATTACAATGATACATGTATCCTCTTGAAGCAAACAATACCGAATTATGAATATCATTGCACAATTTATATGCTTTCTGGTGAGAGGTTTCAGAATAAGGTAAAATTAGAGTTGCCACTTCCATTTCAAGATGACGACACATATATCAATATTTCGGGTTCTGGTATTAATGGAATTCTTTGCCTTTACCAAGGAGAAGATCATAGAACAATTGTATTGTGGAAACCAACTACTAATGAGTTCAAGGTCATTCCTCCTAGTCATGTTTTTTCACTACCTTATGTCATGACTTTGACTATGATTCATGGATTTGGTTATGATAGTATTAGCAATGACTACAAATTGATTCGACATGCCCAACTTTTTCAAAGTAATGACTTCGATGCATCTGACAACATTTGGGAGATTTATAGTCTAAGAAGTAACTCTTGGAAGAAACTTGATGTTGATATGCCTTGTCGTGATGTTGAAAGTGTTGATGTGTACATGAATGGAATGTGCCATTGGTGGGGACAAACAAGTGATGAAGAGTATGTGATTTCATTTGATTTAAGTGATGAAGTATTCCTTAAAACACCAATACCGCTAGAAATGTATGATAGTCAAGAATCTGAATGGGTTGAGAGACATTTGGCGGTGTTAAATATGTCAATTGCTCTAATATCAAATTATGCAAATAATGCATCTTTTCACATATCAATTTTATGTGAAATTGGTGTCATGGAATCATGGACTAAATTGTTCATTGTTGGACCCTTAATTGGTGTTGAGCATCCTATTGGAGTAGGAAAAAATGGCGATATATTCTTCagaaaagaaaatgatgaattgacatattttaatttaatcactGGAGTTGTTGAAGATGTGGGTATTCAAGGAGAGTCACTTCGTTGTCAAATGGTAATTTTCAAGGAATATCTTCTACCGATGGaagaataa